One genomic window of Vibrio ziniensis includes the following:
- the gorA gene encoding glutathione-disulfide reductase — MTTHFDYICIGGGSSGIASANRAAMYGAKVALIEAKDLGGTCVNVGCVPKKVMWHGAQVAEAMNLYAPDYGFDVDVKSFNWAKMVESRQAYIGRIHQSYDRVLGNNKVEVIRGFAKFIDAKTVEVNGVHYTADNILIAVGGRPTIPNIPGAEHGIDSNGFFDLAEQPKRVAVIGAGYIAVEIAGVLHALGTETHLFCRKESPLRSFDPMIIDTLVEVMNTEGPTLHTHSVPKEVVKEADGSLTLHLENGESQNVDTLIWAIGRHPATDAINLAATGVATNEQGYIKVDEYQNTNVAGIYCVGDIMEGGIELTPVAVKAGRQLSERLFNGKTNAKMDYNLVPTVVFSHPPIGTIGLTQPEAVAKYGEENVKVYTSSFTAMYTAVTQHRQPCKMKLVCAGEEETVVGLHGIGFAVDEMIQGFGVAMKMGATKADFDSVVAIHPTGSEEFVTMR, encoded by the coding sequence ATGACAACGCATTTTGATTACATCTGTATCGGTGGCGGTAGCAGCGGTATCGCATCAGCAAACCGCGCTGCAATGTACGGCGCAAAAGTCGCACTGATTGAAGCGAAAGATCTTGGCGGTACTTGTGTAAACGTTGGCTGTGTACCGAAAAAAGTAATGTGGCACGGTGCTCAAGTTGCTGAAGCAATGAACCTATACGCACCTGATTACGGCTTCGACGTTGACGTGAAAAGCTTCAACTGGGCAAAAATGGTAGAAAGCCGCCAAGCGTATATTGGTCGCATTCACCAATCTTATGACCGTGTTCTTGGTAACAACAAAGTGGAAGTGATTCGCGGTTTTGCTAAGTTCATCGACGCGAAAACGGTAGAAGTTAACGGTGTTCATTACACTGCAGACAACATTCTGATCGCTGTCGGAGGTCGCCCAACCATTCCTAACATTCCTGGTGCGGAACATGGTATCGACTCAAACGGTTTCTTTGACTTAGCAGAACAGCCAAAACGCGTAGCAGTAATTGGTGCGGGTTACATCGCCGTTGAGATTGCTGGTGTACTACACGCACTGGGTACAGAAACTCACCTATTCTGCCGTAAAGAATCACCACTACGTAGCTTCGACCCAATGATCATCGATACTTTGGTTGAAGTAATGAATACTGAAGGTCCAACACTTCATACTCACAGCGTTCCAAAAGAAGTCGTGAAAGAAGCCGATGGTAGCCTGACTCTTCATTTAGAAAATGGTGAAAGCCAAAACGTTGATACTTTAATTTGGGCTATTGGTCGTCACCCAGCAACAGATGCGATCAACCTAGCTGCAACGGGCGTTGCAACCAACGAGCAAGGCTATATCAAAGTTGATGAGTACCAAAATACTAACGTGGCTGGCATCTACTGTGTAGGTGATATCATGGAAGGTGGTATCGAGCTTACTCCTGTGGCAGTTAAAGCGGGTCGCCAATTGTCTGAGCGTCTGTTCAACGGTAAAACCAACGCGAAGATGGACTACAACTTAGTACCGACTGTGGTATTCAGTCATCCACCAATCGGTACTATCGGTCTGACTCAGCCTGAAGCGGTTGCAAAATACGGCGAAGAGAACGTGAAAGTGTACACTTCAAGCTTTACCGCTATGTACACAGCCGTCACTCAGCACCGTCAACCATGTAAGATGAAGTTGGTTTGTGCCGGTGAAGAAGAAACGGTAGTTGGTCTTCACGGCATTGGTTTCGCTGTCGATGAAATGATCCAAGGCTTCGGCGTAGCAATGAAGATGGGTGCTACCAAAGCGGACTTCGACTCAGTCGTTGCTATCCATCCAACAGGCTCTGAAGAGTTTGTTACCATGCGTTAA